Proteins encoded together in one Rhizobium leguminosarum bv. trifolii WSM1325 window:
- a CDS encoding transcriptional regulator, LysR family (PFAM: LysR substrate-binding; regulatory protein LysR~KEGG: ppu:PP_4467 LysR family transcriptional regulator): protein MELRQLSYFVAVAEELHFGRAAAKVRIAQPALSNHVQALERELGCPLFIRSTRRVELTRAGEIFHERCVGILSEVDLSAEITRAVAGKTIRQIRIGTVYPATTGVLPAFLGKIARKYPDIRIHISSGNTGDIIRGLENGQINLGFIRPVENIGSLRFSSIAHERYLLAVARTNPLAERTEIGIDDLRGEKIIAFNRKNLSYTERYFNEKFEEYDLTRNIAYSCDDTYSLVSLVSAGLGIGFAPEWTEGLPNRAFELKAVRGIDFRIGLGVAWNKEDPTASRDDIVDIARSLARASK from the coding sequence GTGGAACTACGCCAGCTCTCCTACTTCGTCGCGGTGGCCGAGGAACTGCATTTCGGCCGGGCGGCCGCCAAGGTGCGCATCGCCCAGCCTGCGTTGTCCAACCACGTGCAGGCGCTGGAGCGCGAACTCGGCTGTCCGCTGTTCATCCGCTCGACCCGGCGGGTGGAACTGACCAGGGCGGGGGAGATCTTCCACGAGCGCTGTGTCGGGATCCTGAGCGAGGTCGATCTGTCGGCCGAGATCACCAGGGCGGTGGCCGGCAAGACCATCCGGCAGATCAGGATCGGCACCGTCTATCCGGCGACCACCGGCGTGCTGCCGGCGTTCCTTGGAAAGATCGCCCGCAAGTACCCGGATATCCGCATCCATATTTCAAGCGGCAATACCGGCGACATCATCCGCGGCCTGGAAAACGGCCAGATCAATCTCGGCTTCATCCGGCCGGTGGAAAACATCGGCTCGTTGCGCTTCTCCTCGATCGCCCATGAGCGGTACCTGCTGGCGGTGGCGAGGACGAACCCACTGGCGGAGCGGACGGAGATTGGCATCGATGATCTGCGCGGGGAGAAGATCATCGCCTTCAATCGCAAGAACCTGTCCTACACCGAGCGGTACTTCAACGAGAAGTTCGAGGAATACGATCTGACCCGCAACATCGCCTATAGCTGCGACGACACCTATTCGCTGGTGTCGCTGGTCTCGGCCGGTCTTGGCATCGGCTTTGCGCCGGAATGGACAGAGGGCCTACCGAACCGGGCCTTCGAGCTGAAGGCGGTCAGGGGCATCGACTTCAGGATCGGGCTGGGCGTTGCCTGGAATAAGGAGGACCCGACCGCCTCGCGCGACGACATCGTCGATATCGCCCGGTCATTGGCACGCGCCTCCAAGTAA
- a CDS encoding Arc domain protein DNA binding domain protein (PFAM: Arc domain protein DNA binding domain protein~KEGG: aav:Aave_1717 Arc domain protein DNA binding domain protein) — protein MTRGDPHFRLRLPEDLKREIETAARANSRTITSEVVYRLEQSFARSSTYQGGLVEEIEAIRVRLAYVQDLLQKQELSTGGQKIGMPKSTL, from the coding sequence ATGACTCGAGGTGACCCACATTTCCGGTTGCGACTCCCGGAAGACTTGAAACGGGAAATCGAGACTGCCGCACGCGCTAACTCACGGACCATCACATCTGAGGTTGTTTATCGCCTTGAACAGTCATTCGCCCGAAGTTCAACTTACCAGGGAGGTCTGGTAGAGGAGATCGAGGCTATTCGAGTGAGGCTGGCCTACGTGCAAGACCTGCTTCAAAAGCAAGAATTGAGCACCGGCGGCCAAAAAATAGGGATGCCTAAATCAACGCTATAA
- a CDS encoding DNA mismatch endonuclease Vsr (TIGRFAM: DNA mismatch endonuclease Vsr~PFAM: DNA mismatch endonuclease vsr~KEGG: xoo:XOO0606 XorII very-short-patch-repair endonuclease), whose translation MDSLTPEERSIRMGLVRSRDTKPEMVVRRLLHRMGYRYRLHGKGLPGKPDIVFGKRRKVIFIHGCFWHRHDDPTCRLARLPKSRLEFWEPKFEATVARDARAEADLQGRGWQVLVVWECELRNSEPLENKLRQFLEG comes from the coding sequence ATGGACAGCCTGACACCAGAAGAACGCAGTATACGAATGGGATTGGTGCGTAGCCGGGACACCAAGCCGGAGATGGTGGTCCGACGCCTCCTCCATCGGATGGGCTATCGATATCGCTTGCATGGCAAGGGATTGCCCGGAAAGCCCGATATTGTCTTTGGAAAACGCCGCAAGGTCATTTTCATTCATGGCTGCTTTTGGCATCGTCACGACGATCCCACCTGCCGCCTCGCGCGACTGCCGAAGTCGCGGTTGGAGTTTTGGGAACCGAAATTCGAGGCGACCGTGGCGCGAGATGCCAGGGCGGAAGCCGATCTTCAGGGCCGGGGTTGGCAGGTTTTAGTTGTCTGGGAATGTGAATTGCGGAATAGTGAACCATTAGAGAACAAATTAAGGCAATTCCTGGAGGGATAA